Proteins encoded by one window of Rutidosis leptorrhynchoides isolate AG116_Rl617_1_P2 chromosome 7, CSIRO_AGI_Rlap_v1, whole genome shotgun sequence:
- the LOC139857058 gene encoding protein MHF1 homolog: MDPVTIERGVNESDCEREEDEEATNHLRDRFRLSTISIAESQAKENNMEISQSVIVCIADLAFKYTEQLAEDLELFAHHAGRKSVNINDVIISAHRNRNLAESLRSFAYDLKAKEPQSEKKRKRSTNKEDKAPPSVLNIDP, from the exons ATGGATCCAGTAACGATTGAACGCGGTGTCAACGAAAGCGATTGTGAGAGAGAGGAAGACGAAGAAGCCACTAATCATCTCAGAGATCGATTCCGTCTTTCCACTATTTCAATCGCTGAATCCCAAG CTAAGGAAAATAACATGGAAATTTCTCAATCTGTTATCGTTTGCATCGCCGATTTAGCCTTCAAGTATACTG AACAGCTGGCAGAGGATCTTGAGCTGTTTGCACATCATGCTGGTAGAAAGTCTGTGAATATAAATGACGTCATTATATCTG CACACAGGAACAGAAATCTGGCTGAATCATTGAGGTCGTTTGCATACGATTTAAAAGCAAAAGAGCCCCAGTCTGAGAAAAAGAGGAAGAGAAGTACTAATAAGGAAGACAAAGCTCCACCCTCGGTTCTTAACATCGATCCGTAA